A single region of the Hippopotamus amphibius kiboko isolate mHipAmp2 chromosome 6, mHipAmp2.hap2, whole genome shotgun sequence genome encodes:
- the CGAS gene encoding cyclic GMP-AMP synthase translates to MASRRGKPTGTASEAGAAAPRVSAASVKGAPPEPSESPAGPEAARPSARRRGPSRASGSRREKSGSDLPEKPQVRARAARAEDQAEGPAARTGEVEPPAAQGPLLPRAGSRREGTARSARERRPQPGPVEVPGPGPLVPVPGLGRGEEAPGAWKPRRVLHRLRLSRQEISAAAEVVNRIVDHLLRRLQSCESEFKAVALLRTGSYYERVKISAPNEFDVMFKLELPRIQLEEYHNSGAHYFVKFKRNPRGNPLDQFLEGEILSASKMLFKFRKIIKEEIKNIEDTDVIVEKKRRGSPAVTLLIRKPKEISVDVILALEAKGSWPASTQGGLPISNWLGAKVRNDLRRQPFYLVPKHAKEGSGFQEETWRLSFSHIEKDILKNHGKSKTCCEIDGVKCCRKECLKLMKYLLEQLKKKFENRKELDKFCSYHVKTAFFHVCAQDPDDSHWHSKNLELCFDHCVTYFLQCLKTEQLEHYFIPEVNLFSRDHIDKISKEFLSKQIECERNNGFPVFGEF, encoded by the exons CGAGGCCGCCCGGCCGAGCGCGCGGAGACGCGGCCCCTCCAGGGCGTCCGGGTCCCGGAGGGAAAAGAGCGGCTCGGACCTCCCGGAGAAGCCGCAGGTACGCGCGCGGGCTGCCCGCGCCGAGGACCAGGCGGAGGGTCCGGCGGCTCGGACCGGAGAGGTCGAGCCTCCCGCGGCCCAGGGGCCGCTCCTTCCGAGGGCTGGATCTCGCCGCGAGGGGACCGCGCGCTCCGCTCGGGAGCGGAGACCGCAGCCCGGGCCCGTGGAGgtccccggccccggcccgctgGTCCCCGTGCCCGGTCTCGGGCGAGGGGAGGAGGCGCCTGGCGCCTGGAAGCCCCGGCGGGTACTGCACAGGTTGAGGCTGAGCCGCCAGGAAATCTCTGCGGCGGCGGAGGTGGTGAACAGGATCGTGGACCACCTGCTGCGGAGACTGCAGAGCTGCGAGTCGGAGTTCAAAGCCGTCGCGCTGCTGCGCACGGGGAGCTACTACGAGCGCGTGAAG atTTCTGCTCCTAATGAATTTGATGTTATGTTCAAACTGGAGCTCCCCCGAATTCAGCTGGAAGAATATCACAACAGTGGTGCTCATTACTTTGTGAAGTTCAAAAGAAATCCCAGAGGAAATCCTCTGGATCAGTTCTTAGAAGGGGAGATATTATCAGCTTCTAAGATGCTGTTCAAGTTTAGGAAAataattaaggaagaaattaaaaatattgaag ATACAGATGTCATTgtggagaagaagagaagagggagccctGCAGTAACACTTCTGATTAGGAAACCTAAAGAAATATCTGTGGATGTAATCCTGGCTTTGGAAGCTAAAGGCAGCTGGCCTGCTAGCACCCAGGGAGGCCTGCCCATCAGTAACTGGCTTGGAGCAAAAGTTAGGAACGATCTAAGACGACAGCCATTTTACCTGGTACCCAAGCATGCAAAGGAAGGAAGTGGTTTTCAAG AAGAAACATGGCGGCTGTCCTTCTCTCACATTGAAAAGGACATTTTGAAAAATCACGGAAAATCTAAAACATGCTGTGAAATTGATGGAGTGAAATGTTGCAG GAAAGAGTGTTTAAAACTAATGAAATATCTTTTagaacaattgaaaaaaaagtttgaaaaccgaAAGGAACTGGATAAGTTCTGTTCTTATCATGTGAAAACTGCCTTCTTTCACGTCTGTGCCCAGGACCCAGATGACAGTCACTGGCACTCCAAGAACCTGGAGCTCTGCTTTGATCACTGTGTGACGTACTTTCTTCAGTGCCTCAAGACAGAGCAACTcgagcattatttcattcctgaaGTCAATCTGTTCTCTCGAGACCACATTGACAAGATCAGCAAAGAATTTCTGTCAAAGCAAATTGAATGTGAAAGAAACAATggatttccagtttttggtgaattttga